Proteins encoded in a region of the Hippopotamus amphibius kiboko isolate mHipAmp2 chromosome 11, mHipAmp2.hap2, whole genome shotgun sequence genome:
- the NFKBIL1 gene encoding NF-kappa-B inhibitor-like protein 1 isoform X1 yields the protein MSNPSPRVPEGEASTSVCRPKSSMASTSRRQRRERRFRRYLSAGRLVRAQALLQRHPGLDVDAGQPPPLHRACARHDAPALCLLLRLGADPAHQDRHGDTALHAAARQGPDAYTDFFLPLLSRCPSAMGIKNKDGETPGQILGWGPPWDSAEEEDEDEASKEREWRQKLQGELEDEWQEVIGRFEDDASQETREPESFSAWSDRMAREHAQKRQQQQREAEGAHRPPRAEGSGHSWRWQEEEQRLFRERAQAKEEELRESRARRAQEAPGDRAPEAARAGPRAEHPRGAGRGSLWRFGDVPWPCPGGGDPEAMAAALVARGPPLEEQGALRRYLRVQQVRWHPDRFLQRFRSQIETWELGRVMGAVTALSQALNRHAEALK from the exons ATGAGTAACCCCTCCCCCCGAGTCCCAGAGGGAGAAGCCTCTACTTCTGTCTGCCGG CCCAAGAGTTCCATGGCCTCCACCTCCCGTCGCCAACGCCGAGAGCGTCGCTTCCGTCGTTATTTGTCTGCAGGACGGCTGGTCCGGGCCCAAGCCCTCCTCCAGCGACACCCAGGCCTCGATGTAGATGCTGGGCAGCCCCCACCACTCCACCGGGCCTGCGCCCGCCACGATGCCCCTGCCCTGTGCCTGCTTCTTCGGCTTGGGGCTGACCCTGCCCACCAGGACCGCCACGGGGACACGGCGCTGCATGCTGCTGCCCGTCAGGGCCCTGATG CCTATACAGATTTCTTCCTGCCACTGCTGAGTCGCTGTCCCTCTGCCATGGGAATAAAGAATAAGGATGGGGAGACCCCAGGGCAAATTCTGGGCTGGGGACCCCCCTGGGATTCTGCTGAAGAGGAGGACGAAGACGAGGCCTCTAAGGAACGGGAATGGAGACAGAAGCTGCAAGGAGAGCTGGAGGACGAGTGGCAGGAGGTCATTGGGAGATTTGAAG ATGACGCTTCCCAGGAGACCCGGGAGCCCGAGTCCTTCTCAGCCTGGTCAGATCGCATGGCCCGGGAACATGCCCAGAAGCGCCAGCAGCAGCAGCGTGAGGCAGAGGGAGCCCACCGACCCCCGCGGGCTGAGGGCTCCGGTCACAGCTGGCGttggcaggaggaggagcagcgGCTCTTCCGAGAGCGAGCCCAGGCCAAGGAGGAAGAACTGCGTGAGAGCCGAGCCAGGAGGGCACAGGAGGCTCCCGGGGATCGAGCGCCGGAGGCAGCCAGGGCCGGGCCAAGGGCAGAGCAccccagaggagcagggaggggcagccTCTGGCGCTTCGGCGAtgtgccctggccctgccctgggggaggggacccaGAGGCCATGGCTGCAGCCCTGGTGGCCAGGGGCCCTCCCTTGGAGGAGCAGGGGGCTCTGAGGAGGTACTTGAGGGTCCAGCAAGTCCGCTGGCACCCTGACCGCTTCCTGCAGCGATTCCGAAGCCAGATTGAGACCTGGGAGCTGGGCCGAGTGATGGGAGCTGTGACAGCCCTTTCTCAGGCCCTGAATCGCCATGCGGAAGCCCTCAAGTGA
- the NFKBIL1 gene encoding NF-kappa-B inhibitor-like protein 1 isoform X2 → MTDTVSEATKPKSSMASTSRRQRRERRFRRYLSAGRLVRAQALLQRHPGLDVDAGQPPPLHRACARHDAPALCLLLRLGADPAHQDRHGDTALHAAARQGPDAYTDFFLPLLSRCPSAMGIKNKDGETPGQILGWGPPWDSAEEEDEDEASKEREWRQKLQGELEDEWQEVIGRFEDDASQETREPESFSAWSDRMAREHAQKRQQQQREAEGAHRPPRAEGSGHSWRWQEEEQRLFRERAQAKEEELRESRARRAQEAPGDRAPEAARAGPRAEHPRGAGRGSLWRFGDVPWPCPGGGDPEAMAAALVARGPPLEEQGALRRYLRVQQVRWHPDRFLQRFRSQIETWELGRVMGAVTALSQALNRHAEALK, encoded by the exons CCCAAGAGTTCCATGGCCTCCACCTCCCGTCGCCAACGCCGAGAGCGTCGCTTCCGTCGTTATTTGTCTGCAGGACGGCTGGTCCGGGCCCAAGCCCTCCTCCAGCGACACCCAGGCCTCGATGTAGATGCTGGGCAGCCCCCACCACTCCACCGGGCCTGCGCCCGCCACGATGCCCCTGCCCTGTGCCTGCTTCTTCGGCTTGGGGCTGACCCTGCCCACCAGGACCGCCACGGGGACACGGCGCTGCATGCTGCTGCCCGTCAGGGCCCTGATG CCTATACAGATTTCTTCCTGCCACTGCTGAGTCGCTGTCCCTCTGCCATGGGAATAAAGAATAAGGATGGGGAGACCCCAGGGCAAATTCTGGGCTGGGGACCCCCCTGGGATTCTGCTGAAGAGGAGGACGAAGACGAGGCCTCTAAGGAACGGGAATGGAGACAGAAGCTGCAAGGAGAGCTGGAGGACGAGTGGCAGGAGGTCATTGGGAGATTTGAAG ATGACGCTTCCCAGGAGACCCGGGAGCCCGAGTCCTTCTCAGCCTGGTCAGATCGCATGGCCCGGGAACATGCCCAGAAGCGCCAGCAGCAGCAGCGTGAGGCAGAGGGAGCCCACCGACCCCCGCGGGCTGAGGGCTCCGGTCACAGCTGGCGttggcaggaggaggagcagcgGCTCTTCCGAGAGCGAGCCCAGGCCAAGGAGGAAGAACTGCGTGAGAGCCGAGCCAGGAGGGCACAGGAGGCTCCCGGGGATCGAGCGCCGGAGGCAGCCAGGGCCGGGCCAAGGGCAGAGCAccccagaggagcagggaggggcagccTCTGGCGCTTCGGCGAtgtgccctggccctgccctgggggaggggacccaGAGGCCATGGCTGCAGCCCTGGTGGCCAGGGGCCCTCCCTTGGAGGAGCAGGGGGCTCTGAGGAGGTACTTGAGGGTCCAGCAAGTCCGCTGGCACCCTGACCGCTTCCTGCAGCGATTCCGAAGCCAGATTGAGACCTGGGAGCTGGGCCGAGTGATGGGAGCTGTGACAGCCCTTTCTCAGGCCCTGAATCGCCATGCGGAAGCCCTCAAGTGA
- the NFKBIL1 gene encoding NF-kappa-B inhibitor-like protein 1 isoform X3 has protein sequence MASTSRRQRRERRFRRYLSAGRLVRAQALLQRHPGLDVDAGQPPPLHRACARHDAPALCLLLRLGADPAHQDRHGDTALHAAARQGPDAYTDFFLPLLSRCPSAMGIKNKDGETPGQILGWGPPWDSAEEEDEDEASKEREWRQKLQGELEDEWQEVIGRFEDDASQETREPESFSAWSDRMAREHAQKRQQQQREAEGAHRPPRAEGSGHSWRWQEEEQRLFRERAQAKEEELRESRARRAQEAPGDRAPEAARAGPRAEHPRGAGRGSLWRFGDVPWPCPGGGDPEAMAAALVARGPPLEEQGALRRYLRVQQVRWHPDRFLQRFRSQIETWELGRVMGAVTALSQALNRHAEALK, from the exons ATGGCCTCCACCTCCCGTCGCCAACGCCGAGAGCGTCGCTTCCGTCGTTATTTGTCTGCAGGACGGCTGGTCCGGGCCCAAGCCCTCCTCCAGCGACACCCAGGCCTCGATGTAGATGCTGGGCAGCCCCCACCACTCCACCGGGCCTGCGCCCGCCACGATGCCCCTGCCCTGTGCCTGCTTCTTCGGCTTGGGGCTGACCCTGCCCACCAGGACCGCCACGGGGACACGGCGCTGCATGCTGCTGCCCGTCAGGGCCCTGATG CCTATACAGATTTCTTCCTGCCACTGCTGAGTCGCTGTCCCTCTGCCATGGGAATAAAGAATAAGGATGGGGAGACCCCAGGGCAAATTCTGGGCTGGGGACCCCCCTGGGATTCTGCTGAAGAGGAGGACGAAGACGAGGCCTCTAAGGAACGGGAATGGAGACAGAAGCTGCAAGGAGAGCTGGAGGACGAGTGGCAGGAGGTCATTGGGAGATTTGAAG ATGACGCTTCCCAGGAGACCCGGGAGCCCGAGTCCTTCTCAGCCTGGTCAGATCGCATGGCCCGGGAACATGCCCAGAAGCGCCAGCAGCAGCAGCGTGAGGCAGAGGGAGCCCACCGACCCCCGCGGGCTGAGGGCTCCGGTCACAGCTGGCGttggcaggaggaggagcagcgGCTCTTCCGAGAGCGAGCCCAGGCCAAGGAGGAAGAACTGCGTGAGAGCCGAGCCAGGAGGGCACAGGAGGCTCCCGGGGATCGAGCGCCGGAGGCAGCCAGGGCCGGGCCAAGGGCAGAGCAccccagaggagcagggaggggcagccTCTGGCGCTTCGGCGAtgtgccctggccctgccctgggggaggggacccaGAGGCCATGGCTGCAGCCCTGGTGGCCAGGGGCCCTCCCTTGGAGGAGCAGGGGGCTCTGAGGAGGTACTTGAGGGTCCAGCAAGTCCGCTGGCACCCTGACCGCTTCCTGCAGCGATTCCGAAGCCAGATTGAGACCTGGGAGCTGGGCCGAGTGATGGGAGCTGTGACAGCCCTTTCTCAGGCCCTGAATCGCCATGCGGAAGCCCTCAAGTGA